The DNA region GATCGGCCAGATCTGTCAACTCAGCGGTGAGTTCGGCCACCGTCTGGGCTGCCGTGGCGGAGTCGACCAGCAGTTCCTCCAGCTGCTCGACTTCCTCAGCGTTGTAGTCGTCGGCATCCACGCCGGCGGGATCAACCCAGGGCTCGGGCTCGGCTGACTTGCCGGCCAGGACATCCTGCCGGCGTCGCTCCAACCGCTCACTACGACGGACAAGACTGCGATAGATCGCCTCGGGACTGGAGGCCAACCGCCGTTGCAGCACCGTGAGCGCAAAGCCGACCGTGTTACGTCGTTTGCCACCGAGACTCTCGGCCCGGTTCATCCCAGTGCGTACGTAGTCGGTGACGCGTTCGTAGAGCTCTTGCTCGATCGGGGTCAGCTCGTACGGCACGGTCTCGGCGATGCGTTCGGGGAAGAGCCGCCGACCTTCGAAGGTGAGCAACTCCTCCTTCGTCATCCGGCGCCAGATCCCGTCGAGATCGACCGGCCGGACCCTCCGGCCCTCGAATCGATCGCGATCCAGCAGGGACAAGAAGAGCTGGAAGTCCTCTTCCTTGCCCGAATGCGGGGTGGCGGTCATCAACAGCAGGTGCCGAGTCACGGTGCCGAGCAGCTCACCGAGCTGGAAGCGCCTGGTCTTTTGCAGGTTGCCGCCGAAGTAGTGCGCGCCCATCCGGTGCGCCTCGTCGACGATGATCAAGTCCCACTCGGACTCCGCCAGGCGGGCCCGCAAGTCGTCGTTGCGGGCCAGCTGATCCATCCGGGCGATCAGCAACGGATGCGTATCGAACACATCGGGCCCGACCTGCGCGTCGATGAGCTGGTTGGTCAGTAGTTCGAAGCGGAGATCGAACTTGAAGTGCAGCTCATCTTGCCACTGCTCCACCAGACCGCCGGGTGCCACGATCAGGCATCGTCGGACGTCGTCGCGCAGCATCAACTCCTTCACGTAGAGCCCCGCCATGATCGTCTTGCCGGCTCCGGGATCGTCGGCCAGCAAGAAGCGCAATGGGGTACGCGGCAGCATCTCGCCATAGACGGCCTGGATCTGGTGGGGGAGCGGCTGTACGTCGCTGGTGGCAACGGCGAGCATCGGATCGTAGAGGCCGGCGAGGGTGATGCGCTGGGCCTCCGCGGCCAACTTGAAGTCTGTCGCAGGTGCGTCGAAGGGTCGTCCTGCTGCCGGGCGGGTGCTGAGCTGGTCCTGGTCGGCTCGATAGACCACGCGCTGGCCGAGACCGCCGTTCGTTGCCTTGTACGTGAGCTCGACCGCATCGCTGCCATGTCGTGTGACCGCGAGAACGCTCACTTCCTCGCCGGGCAGCAGTCCGTGCAGCCGCAACCCGGCTTCGAGCTCTTCCAACAGCACCCTGACCTCCTTGAGGATGCCGCATACGGTATCGGTAAGGCCCTATGAGTTGGGCCTCGCGTGATTGGAGTGGGTGGCAGTCGACCGGCATCCACAAACCGGTTCCCGGGCCCGGGGGAGCTCAGGGGGCTCAGCCAGTCACGTGGGCCGATATCGCAGAGCGATCGCCCCCGACCGGAACTGACGGCGATCGACGAGTTCGAGCTGGACGCGCTCGCGCAGACCGGCGAGCAACGTCGGCCCGTGCCCGGCAAGGACCGGCTGCACAAGGAACTCGTACTCGTCGATCAGTCCCAGATCTGCCAACGCGAGAGGGAGCGTCACACCGCCCACCGACAAGCCCTCGCCTGGTTCTTGCTTGAGGCGCTGAACCGCCTCGCCCAGGTCACCTCGCACCAGCTCCGCATTCCAGTCGACCTCGCTCAGCGTGCTCGACACGACGTACTTCTTCGTCTGGTCGATGGCCTCGGCGAACGGGACCTCCCACTCGTCCATCCAGTCAGGCCACGTACCCGTGGCCGGCCGTCGCCACGCCGACTCCATCATCTCGTAGGTCACCCGGCCGAACAGCAGGGCGTCGGCGCGCGTCATCTCAGCGGTCCAGTAGCTCATCGACTCCTCGTCGGGCGGGAGCCCTGCCTCGTGATGACAGCAGCCGTCGAGTGTGACGTTGATCGAGTATCGGAGCGGTCTCATCTCAGTGCTCTCCCTACTAATGCGCAGTGCGCTCCGACTGATCCGCAGTGCGTCCGACCCCGGAGTGTCAGTGGTTGAGGACAGCCCAAGCGATCAGGTTGTCCAGCCGCCGGATATCGGCGCCCTTGCCCAGTTTGATCTTGATCTCGCCGGCGCGGGTCCACAGGGTGAGCTCGGAGTTGAAGTCGAAGGTGCCGGCATTCTCCGAGGACCACATGTGGATGTCGGCGTAGGGCAGGGAGTACATCTCCACCTTCTTGCCGGTCATGCCTTGCGCATCCCGCACGATCAGCCGCTTGTTGGTGAAGATCGCGGAGTCACGGTAGGTACGGAAGGCTGCCACCGGCTGCTCGCCTTGGATGAGAAGCTCCCCGGCGTCCTTGGGGATGGGGATCTCCGCTTGCAGAGTCCAATTCAGAATTGCGCCGGCTTCCATGACAGTCACTTGTCCTTCGGGGTGCCGAAGACGATCTCATCCCAGCTGGGGACGGAGGCTCGCTTGCGGCGGGCCGGCTTCGGGGGAGTGGGCGGCGGTAGATCCGGGATGTCGAGGGGCAGCGGCTCGTCGACCAGCGCCGCTGCCTCGTCGCGCCGGTCCTCGGCGGCAACCGGCAGCTCGGGACGACCAGGGTCGTCGCTGCCCTCGGCAATCTCGATGCCGTCAGCGCTGTCCGGGGCATCGGCCCCGACATCCTCGCTCGGCTCCACCGGGTAGTCGACCACGATCGCCGGCTCCCAGGCCGTGGCCCGCAAGGACGGGCTCACGTCCGGCACCGCGGCGGCATCGGTCGGGCGCGAATCCTCCGGGGCGGCCTCGAC from Microlunatus phosphovorus NM-1 includes:
- a CDS encoding dihydrofolate reductase family protein, with translation MRPLRYSINVTLDGCCHHEAGLPPDEESMSYWTAEMTRADALLFGRVTYEMMESAWRRPATGTWPDWMDEWEVPFAEAIDQTKKYVVSSTLSEVDWNAELVRGDLGEAVQRLKQEPGEGLSVGGVTLPLALADLGLIDEYEFLVQPVLAGHGPTLLAGLRERVQLELVDRRQFRSGAIALRYRPT
- a CDS encoding PH domain-containing protein, whose amino-acid sequence is MEAGAILNWTLQAEIPIPKDAGELLIQGEQPVAAFRTYRDSAIFTNKRLIVRDAQGMTGKKVEMYSLPYADIHMWSSENAGTFDFNSELTLWTRAGEIKIKLGKGADIRRLDNLIAWAVLNH